GATATGCGGTTCTCCAGATGGCCTCGCTGTTACAGCAGCAAGAATAAAACTTAGTGATGGAAGGCATTTGGCCTACAAAGAACATGGTGTGCCTAAAGAAAAAGCCAACTATAAAATTGTTTACGTCCATGGTTTTGATTCTTGCAGACATGATGCTGTCATTGCCAAAACACTCTCTCCGGTACTTATCCATTGGTtgctttatttatatttttttggggcCTATTTCAAGCCTTTAAATATGATATTCTTGGACTTAGCGTCATTCAAATCATTGTACTGGGTTCTTTCAGGAAATTGTTGAAGAGTTAGGGATCTATGTTGTGTCTTTTGACAGACCTGGTTATGGGGAGAGTGATCCTAATCCAAAGCGAACAGTGAAGAGCATGGCTTTGGATATAGAAGAGCTTGCTGATCAGTTGGGACTGGgatcaaaattttatgtaatCGGTTTCTCAATGGGTGGGCAGGTGCTTTGGAGTTGCCTCAAGCACATTCCTCACAGGTATGATTTGCCATAGCAGTATAAATACATgctagaaaagaaaataaccaGAACAGCTGCATTTGCTAGTTTTTGTGCCTTTTCTCTCATGTGTGGGATGCTTGTAACACTAACAGGGTAGCAGGGGCTGGACTATTAGCTCCAGTGGTTAACTACTGGTGGCCTGGTTTTCCTGGAAACCTATCTGGTGAAGTCTACAACCAGCAGCTTTGGCAAGATCAATGGGCAGTTCGTGTTGCTCACTACACTCCCTGGCTTACCTACTGGTGGAACACTCAGAAATGGTTCCCCTCTTCTAGTGTTGCAGCTCATAGTACAGATATTCTCTCTCCCCAAGACAAAGAACTCATGGCGAAGTTTTCTGGGAGAGAAAACTATATGGTTAGCATCTAACTTCTCTGGAAATTTTCATGAATATTTCAATCGGAATTAATACCATGAAAGGCATTGAGAAAGACCAAGTAGCTACAGTGATTGATTTAGTAAATTATATCAATATATGGCTTGTATTTTGTGGAAATGAAGGTTGTTTCTCAATATTAGTCACTTCTAGCAACTTTATCTAGAATGCATCTTCATCCTATATTCTTATAGGTCGCAAGTTCAAAAATGTACAGATTTCTTTCATCTTTTAGCTAAAATTTCATAAGAAAGTGCATAGTGACAGTGTTACAGCGAACTTGATTGGGAAATATCTTTTTTGTGTTGTGTGCACCATATCTTTATGTCTCCTACTTTAAAACCCCCTGAAATTTGGTGTTTTTTAATGGACTCTATGATCCTTAATGAGATATTCTTTGTCTTGAGAATCATGGTTGTATTGTTTATTTTTCCCCTCATTTGTTTGGTAATAACACTAATGGCTGCGAAGGATCTCTTAAATATCAGTTctagaaaaaatataaactgTTAAAGTATTATGAACATTAAGGACTGAAATGCCACCACTTCTT
This genomic stretch from Castanea sativa cultivar Marrone di Chiusa Pesio chromosome 9, ASM4071231v1 harbors:
- the LOC142610648 gene encoding uncharacterized protein LOC142610648; translation: MAGGVNRKISAASARAHTRKAKQNSSFKLPSGMLKKTVLLFFVGFLAWAYKATQPPPPKICGSPDGLAVTAARIKLSDGRHLAYKEHGVPKEKANYKIVYVHGFDSCRHDAVIAKTLSPEIVEELGIYVVSFDRPGYGESDPNPKRTVKSMALDIEELADQLGLGSKFYVIGFSMGGQVLWSCLKHIPHRVAGAGLLAPVVNYWWPGFPGNLSGEVYNQQLWQDQWAVRVAHYTPWLTYWWNTQKWFPSSSVAAHSTDILSPQDKELMAKFSGRENYMAQVRQQGEFESLHRDMIVGFGAWEFSPLDLENPFPNSEGSVHLWHGDEDWIVPVMLQRYIAQQLPWIHYHELPGAGHLFPHADGMSDTIIKAILTGEK